The Pseudomonas kermanshahensis genome includes a window with the following:
- a CDS encoding AAA family ATPase, whose protein sequence is MLKKFAVKGFKGFRDLFTFDLTQKNDYQFNVDAVENGVIRNSIVYGKNGCGKTNLSYALFDIVYNLGARQTNTRQYSKNYLNAANSERKSWFSYTFKFGDDEVTYSYEKESATKILKETVVINGKTCIIADRSGPVEIMIDLPGTETLNQKIGEITDLAGTSVSIVSYIHSNTILPDAGNSAIFKKFTDFVHGMLMVRSIEGNFYAGLVESDKSICEDIAERGKTEEFEEFLNKNGIKCKLVEISDNDGKNIAFDFDGSLIPFAEIASTGTRTLGLFYFWFIRIQEIDRISLVCIDEFDAFYHHELSINVVELLKKSGIQVILTTHNTAIMSNDILRADCYFVMDETRIVSLADTTDKEIRQAHNLEKIYKAGGFSLANGRK, encoded by the coding sequence AAAAAATGATTACCAGTTCAATGTAGATGCAGTTGAAAATGGGGTAATTAGAAACAGTATAGTTTATGGGAAAAATGGTTGCGGAAAAACCAACCTAAGTTATGCCTTATTTGACATAGTATATAATCTTGGCGCTAGACAGACAAACACCAGGCAGTATTCAAAAAATTATTTAAACGCAGCCAACTCTGAGCGAAAGTCCTGGTTCAGCTACACATTCAAATTCGGTGACGACGAAGTAACGTATAGCTACGAAAAAGAATCGGCGACAAAAATCCTGAAAGAAACTGTAGTAATCAATGGCAAGACGTGCATCATCGCAGACCGAAGTGGTCCTGTGGAAATAATGATTGACTTGCCTGGCACTGAGACTCTGAACCAAAAGATAGGCGAAATCACTGATCTTGCTGGCACCTCTGTTTCGATTGTCTCTTACATACATTCAAATACAATCCTTCCAGATGCAGGCAACTCGGCAATATTCAAAAAGTTTACCGATTTTGTACATGGAATGTTAATGGTTCGATCAATCGAGGGGAATTTTTATGCTGGATTGGTCGAGTCCGATAAAAGTATATGCGAAGATATTGCTGAGAGAGGAAAGACTGAAGAGTTTGAAGAATTCCTGAACAAGAACGGCATAAAATGTAAGCTTGTCGAAATTTCCGATAATGACGGAAAAAACATTGCGTTCGACTTTGATGGAAGCCTCATCCCATTCGCCGAAATTGCATCTACTGGCACGCGCACATTAGGCCTGTTCTATTTCTGGTTTATACGAATTCAAGAAATTGACCGAATCAGCTTGGTGTGCATAGACGAATTTGACGCATTCTATCATCATGAGTTGTCGATCAATGTAGTAGAGCTACTTAAAAAATCTGGCATCCAAGTTATTTTGACCACTCACAACACTGCCATCATGAGCAATGACATCTTGCGAGCTGATTGTTATTTCGTGATGGATGAAACTCGTATCGTTTCTCTTGCAGATACTACTGACAAGGAAATAAGGCAAGCCCACAATCTTGAAAAAATCTACAAGGCTGGCGGCTTTAGTTTGGCGAATGGCAGAAAATGA